In Dyadobacter sp. NIV53, a single window of DNA contains:
- a CDS encoding NUDIX hydrolase, translated as MRVATTENNWKTLSSETVYENAWLELSHREVITPGGSNGIYGLVKFKNQAIGIIPLDSEGNIYLVGQFRYAINEYSWEIPEGGGILGTDVLEAAKRELKEETGLIANTWTKLARIHTSNSATNEEGFLYVAEDLIQKEAEPEDTEDLQVKKIPLKEAVEMVMRSEITDSLSVCAILMTARLKNI; from the coding sequence ATGCGGGTTGCAACCACAGAAAATAATTGGAAAACACTTTCTTCTGAAACCGTTTATGAAAACGCCTGGCTGGAACTAAGTCATCGTGAGGTAATTACACCAGGTGGGAGCAATGGTATTTATGGCCTTGTTAAATTTAAAAATCAGGCAATCGGGATAATTCCATTAGATAGTGAAGGTAATATTTATCTGGTTGGGCAATTTCGTTATGCCATTAATGAATATTCCTGGGAAATTCCGGAAGGAGGAGGCATTTTGGGTACTGATGTTTTAGAAGCCGCAAAACGCGAATTAAAAGAAGAGACCGGCCTGATCGCAAATACCTGGACTAAACTTGCGCGTATTCATACGTCCAACTCGGCTACCAATGAGGAAGGGTTTTTGTACGTCGCTGAAGATTTAATCCAAAAAGAGGCAGAGCCAGAAGATACAGAAGATTTACAGGTGAAAAAAATTCCTCTGAAAGAAGCTGTGGAAATGGTGATGCGCTCAGAAATTACTGATTCATTGTCTGTGTGTGCCATTTTGATGACCGCCAGGCTGAAAAATATTTAA
- a CDS encoding LysE family translocator gives MLQALFYGTLTGIALCLTFGTVFFSLVQNSVDNGFRTGANIAFGVFVCDIIFVFFAIFGTAFLPDVSGFQKWVAAAGVVFLLILGLSNFVSGQPKIAYPKTKFGNLLYYFTTGFLLNGLNPVNFITWVTIATYIRSTLHYNLDQVILFFTASVIAVFIVECVIALYAHKLKRLFTPKVVKIFSKVTGVVFVLIACQIAYVNFIK, from the coding sequence ATGCTGCAAGCATTGTTTTATGGTACGCTAACAGGAATAGCGTTATGTCTTACGTTTGGGACAGTTTTCTTTTCATTGGTACAAAATAGCGTCGACAATGGTTTTCGCACTGGTGCCAATATTGCGTTCGGCGTATTTGTCTGCGATATAATCTTTGTATTTTTTGCAATTTTTGGTACGGCATTCCTGCCTGATGTGTCAGGTTTTCAGAAATGGGTTGCAGCTGCCGGAGTGGTTTTTCTGCTGATTTTAGGATTAAGCAATTTTGTGAGCGGCCAGCCCAAAATAGCTTATCCAAAAACAAAGTTTGGGAATTTGCTATATTATTTCACAACAGGTTTTTTGCTGAATGGGCTCAATCCGGTCAATTTCATCACCTGGGTAACTATCGCAACCTATATCCGGTCCACGCTGCATTATAATCTGGATCAGGTAATCCTGTTCTTTACTGCCAGTGTCATTGCAGTATTTATTGTGGAATGCGTTATTGCACTATATGCCCACAAGCTGAAACGTCTTTTTACTCCAAAAGTGGTGAAGATATTCAGCAAAGTGACAGGCGTCGTTTTTGTTTTGATCGCCTGCCAGATTGCTTATGTTAACTTTATTAAATGA
- a CDS encoding GH3 auxin-responsive promoter family protein, which produces MALVGSLLKKGILFSNIVASRKKASLHLQQKKTLAKLLAKARYTEFGEKYNFDELLSAILFGEKGSFYEQYKKSVPVYDYNKIFQEWWHRSLDGEKDICWPGQIKYYALSSGTSEAATKHIPVTRAMSRAIQRTSIRQILSLGHYKDLPDDLYEKGFLMLGGSTNLNNQDKHFEGDLSGITAKQIPYWFRPYYKPGEKIASQKDWGLKLEEITKQAHEWDIGFIVGVPAWIQLLMEKIIAHYNVKTIHDIWPNLQVFAHGGVSFEPYRKGFEKLLARPLIYINTYLASEGFIAYQTRPGAQGMELVCDNGIFFEFVPFNEKNFDSEGTLQPNPETLMVDQVEEGKEYALLMSTCAGAWRYLIGDTIKFVDKQKGEIMITGRTKHYLSLCGEHLSVDNMNKAVDLVSDEMGLTVKEFTVCGVPYDSLFAHHWYIGVEEKNVDTELLKTKLDARLSELNDDYAVERKHALKEVFVTVLPNKAFYGWMESKGKMGGQHKFPRVFKNFLMDDWKDYLSKNGYIS; this is translated from the coding sequence ATGGCCCTTGTAGGAAGTTTACTCAAGAAAGGAATACTATTCAGCAATATAGTTGCCAGTCGTAAAAAAGCGTCCCTTCATCTTCAGCAGAAAAAAACACTCGCGAAACTTCTCGCTAAAGCACGTTACACAGAATTTGGGGAAAAATATAATTTTGACGAATTACTTTCAGCCATTCTTTTTGGTGAGAAAGGATCGTTTTATGAGCAATACAAGAAGTCAGTTCCTGTTTACGATTATAATAAGATTTTTCAGGAATGGTGGCATCGGTCACTGGATGGTGAAAAAGATATTTGCTGGCCAGGACAGATTAAGTATTATGCGTTAAGTTCAGGCACTTCTGAGGCTGCTACCAAACATATTCCGGTGACCAGAGCGATGTCCCGTGCCATTCAAAGAACGAGTATCAGGCAAATTTTATCTCTGGGGCATTATAAAGATCTTCCGGACGATTTGTATGAAAAAGGTTTTCTAATGCTCGGAGGCAGTACCAATTTAAATAATCAGGATAAACATTTTGAAGGTGATCTGAGTGGAATTACTGCAAAACAGATTCCATACTGGTTCCGCCCTTATTATAAGCCGGGAGAAAAAATTGCTTCCCAAAAAGACTGGGGTTTAAAACTGGAAGAAATCACGAAGCAGGCACATGAATGGGACATCGGATTTATAGTTGGCGTTCCGGCATGGATTCAGTTGCTGATGGAAAAAATCATTGCACATTACAACGTCAAAACCATTCATGATATCTGGCCTAACTTACAGGTGTTTGCGCATGGCGGTGTTTCTTTTGAGCCTTATAGAAAAGGTTTCGAAAAGCTTTTAGCACGTCCGCTTATTTATATCAATACCTATCTGGCATCAGAAGGCTTTATTGCTTATCAGACCCGTCCAGGAGCCCAGGGAATGGAACTGGTGTGTGACAATGGCATATTTTTTGAGTTTGTCCCGTTCAATGAAAAGAATTTTGATTCGGAAGGAACGTTGCAGCCAAATCCTGAAACGCTGATGGTGGATCAGGTTGAAGAAGGAAAAGAATATGCTTTATTAATGTCGACCTGTGCTGGAGCCTGGCGTTACCTCATTGGCGATACAATAAAATTTGTCGATAAACAGAAGGGCGAAATAATGATAACGGGCCGCACAAAGCATTACCTGAGCTTATGTGGGGAACATCTTTCGGTTGACAACATGAATAAAGCCGTAGACCTGGTTTCAGACGAAATGGGGCTTACTGTAAAAGAGTTCACCGTTTGTGGGGTACCATATGATTCTCTATTTGCGCATCACTGGTATATTGGTGTGGAAGAAAAAAATGTGGATACAGAATTGCTGAAAACGAAACTGGATGCACGGCTGTCGGAACTCAATGACGATTATGCAGTAGAACGCAAACATGCTTTGAAAGAAGTGTTTGTAACTGTGCTGCCTAATAAAGCTTTTTATGGCTGGATGGAGTCAAAAGGAAAAATGGGCGGGCAACATAAATTCCCAAGGGTTTTCAAAAATTTCCTGATGGATGACTGGAAAGATTATTTAAGCAAAAACGGTTATATCAGTTAG
- the surE gene encoding 5'/3'-nucleotidase SurE — MKPLILVTNDDGITSLGIRTLVETMKEIGDVIVVAPNSPQSGMGHAITIGEPLRLYETHIFEGVVEYECSGTPADCVKLAKHYILHDRKPDLVVSGINHGSNSSISVLYSGTMSAAIEAAIEGIPAIGFSLCDFREDADFSHAVPFITSITKAALSNGIPKGVALNVNIPAKSDFPIKGVKVSRQAKAKWLEKFDYRVDPNGRGYLWMAGDFVNFDTEKQDTDVWALDNNYVSVVPCQYDLTEYEALKELVTWNL, encoded by the coding sequence ATGAAACCACTCATTTTAGTAACAAACGACGACGGAATTACATCACTGGGAATTCGTACACTGGTAGAAACCATGAAGGAGATCGGGGATGTAATTGTAGTTGCCCCAAACAGTCCTCAATCCGGAATGGGACATGCCATTACAATTGGCGAACCACTCAGATTATATGAAACGCATATCTTTGAAGGTGTTGTAGAATATGAGTGTTCCGGTACTCCGGCTGATTGTGTAAAACTTGCCAAACATTATATTTTGCACGACCGCAAACCTGATCTGGTTGTGAGCGGTATTAATCACGGCAGTAACAGTTCTATCAGCGTACTTTATTCCGGGACTATGTCCGCAGCAATTGAAGCAGCAATTGAAGGAATTCCTGCCATCGGCTTTTCTCTATGTGATTTCAGGGAAGATGCTGATTTCAGCCATGCTGTTCCTTTTATTACTTCAATTACTAAAGCGGCGTTATCAAACGGGATACCAAAAGGAGTTGCGCTAAATGTCAATATTCCTGCCAAATCCGACTTTCCAATCAAAGGTGTAAAAGTAAGCAGACAGGCAAAAGCAAAGTGGTTAGAGAAATTTGACTATCGTGTGGATCCAAATGGCCGTGGTTATTTATGGATGGCAGGTGATTTTGTTAACTTTGATACAGAAAAACAGGATACAGACGTTTGGGCTTTGGATAACAATTACGTATCAGTAGTTCCGTGTCAGTACGACCTTACAGAGTATGAGGCTTTAAAAGAGCTTGTTACCTGGAATTTATAA
- a CDS encoding GNAT family N-acetyltransferase translates to MPSFATKLAGTDDIPIIIQIQEKTWEPTYKEILSKEQIDFMFEKLYSPDALSNSIRIYKHQYLLLLNDSEPVGFASVSEEKPSYFKLHKIYVLPATQGTGAGKFLLNEVEKYVQSVGGKKLSLNVNRFNKAKSFYEKMDFTVIREEDIAIGPYWMNDYVLEKHLD, encoded by the coding sequence ATGCCTTCATTCGCAACAAAGCTTGCCGGAACAGATGACATTCCTATAATAATACAAATTCAGGAAAAAACCTGGGAACCTACCTACAAGGAAATACTTAGCAAGGAGCAAATTGATTTTATGTTTGAAAAATTGTATTCGCCCGATGCCCTTTCCAATTCTATACGGATTTATAAGCATCAGTACCTGTTATTGTTAAATGATAGCGAACCGGTAGGATTCGCTTCGGTTTCGGAGGAAAAACCTTCATATTTCAAACTCCATAAAATATATGTATTGCCCGCAACCCAGGGAACGGGAGCAGGCAAATTTCTTTTGAATGAAGTTGAAAAATATGTGCAATCAGTTGGAGGCAAAAAACTATCATTAAATGTAAACAGGTTCAATAAGGCCAAATCATTTTACGAAAAAATGGATTTTACAGTTATCCGCGAAGAAGATATTGCTATTGGCCCTTACTGGATGAACGATTACGTTCTTGAAAAACATCTTGATTAA
- a CDS encoding rhodanese-related sulfurtransferase, which translates to MKPFKVILYYCYAPIENTETYRDEHHIFCVQNNLLGRIIIAPEGLNGTVSGTPEDCEAYMDYVRSDERFKHVQFKIEEHDKIAFQKLHVRVKEEIVNSDLNVNPLVRTGKHLEPSEFRELLNDPEVVLVDMRSDYEHEVGKFKGAITFDMHNLRELPDHMHEIAHLKDKKIVTYCTGGIKCEKASAYLLEKGFTDVYQLHGGIIRYGLEEGGENFDGKCYVFDNRITVDVNQVNPTVISKCYICNDPCDRMVNCANADCNTHVPICHKCGDEMEGTCSAECKAHPLKRIYDGTGYYVSNSNHYHPLQGLKSQKKTIKKLKLAQSFQAE; encoded by the coding sequence ATGAAGCCATTTAAGGTTATTTTATATTATTGCTATGCTCCTATTGAAAACACCGAAACTTATCGGGATGAGCATCATATATTTTGCGTTCAAAACAATCTTTTGGGCAGAATTATCATTGCACCGGAAGGATTAAACGGAACAGTTTCCGGAACTCCTGAGGATTGTGAAGCCTATATGGATTATGTAAGGTCGGACGAAAGATTTAAACACGTACAATTTAAAATAGAAGAGCATGATAAAATTGCTTTTCAAAAACTACACGTTCGTGTAAAGGAAGAAATAGTTAATTCAGACCTGAACGTTAACCCATTGGTCAGAACCGGCAAACATCTGGAACCATCTGAATTCAGGGAACTTTTAAATGACCCGGAAGTGGTTCTGGTAGATATGCGTTCGGATTATGAACATGAAGTTGGCAAATTCAAAGGCGCTATCACCTTTGACATGCACAACCTACGTGAGTTGCCTGATCACATGCATGAAATAGCGCATTTGAAGGACAAAAAAATCGTGACTTATTGTACAGGCGGTATTAAATGTGAAAAAGCAAGCGCATACCTTTTGGAAAAAGGCTTTACAGATGTATACCAGCTGCATGGAGGTATTATCCGCTATGGGCTGGAAGAAGGCGGAGAAAATTTTGACGGAAAATGTTATGTTTTTGACAACAGGATTACTGTTGACGTAAACCAGGTAAATCCAACTGTTATATCAAAATGCTACATATGCAATGATCCGTGTGACAGAATGGTGAACTGCGCCAATGCAGATTGTAACACGCACGTGCCGATTTGCCATAAATGTGGTGACGAAATGGAAGGAACCTGTTCTGCTGAATGCAAGGCACATCCGCTCAAACGCATATACGATGGTACCGGCTACTATGTAAGCAACAGCAATCATTACCATCCTTTGCAAGGCCTGAAAAGTCAGAAAAAGACAATTAAAAAATTAAAACTGGCACAGTCGTTCCAGGCAGAATAA
- a CDS encoding deoxynucleoside kinase, which produces MHIAIVGNIGAGKTTLTQMLGAHYKWDVMYEAVEGNPYLADFYDDMERWAFNLQIYFLNSRFAQVQQIRSATYATIVQDRTIYEDAFIFARNLHESKIMTERDYQTYLLLFNSIVNTVSQPDLLIYLKADIPKLLHQIKKRGRDFEADISIDYLTNLNGYYEDFAKTYEHGRLIEIDVNNMDFASNPADFEIIVKKLDKELFYV; this is translated from the coding sequence ATGCATATTGCTATTGTTGGAAATATTGGTGCAGGAAAAACTACATTGACCCAAATGCTGGGTGCGCATTACAAGTGGGATGTCATGTACGAAGCTGTGGAAGGTAATCCATATCTGGCAGATTTTTATGACGATATGGAACGCTGGGCATTTAACCTGCAGATTTATTTCTTAAACAGCCGTTTTGCTCAGGTTCAGCAAATCAGGTCTGCAACTTATGCTACAATTGTACAGGACAGGACGATTTATGAGGATGCATTTATTTTTGCCCGTAATCTTCATGAATCAAAAATCATGACTGAACGGGATTATCAAACCTACTTATTATTGTTTAATTCCATTGTTAATACAGTTTCGCAACCTGATCTGCTCATATATCTCAAAGCGGATATTCCCAAATTGCTGCATCAGATTAAAAAGAGAGGCCGGGACTTTGAAGCTGATATTTCAATAGATTATCTAACCAATCTGAACGGTTACTATGAAGATTTTGCCAAAACTTATGAACACGGAAGGTTAATTGAGATTGATGTCAATAATATGGATTTCGCCTCAAATCCGGCAGATTTTGAAATTATAGTTAAAAAGCTGGATAAGGAGCTGTTTTATGTGTAG
- a CDS encoding AraC family transcriptional regulator, whose product MLKTTLDSKVIDTLRELPDLIPVFRDYFEDWTIRVFNREQHECRNYLSPNRREFYKILLITKGTGVFTMGLNTYYIEEPTLLFIHPNDIISWKNLSDESGGFYVLFKKSFIHHHLQLKAVIDKFGLFAEKPKSVIRLTEDEVPRLSQYFERMQEEETGSSDFKEDAMQAFIQLLMVESMKVARHPKPDQVTDDFKHIHHFFDLLEKETSGINYSAPIRIKTAKEFAGSLQMHPNYLNQLLKKHTGQNASTHIRNRILDEAKALLVQTDWSLHDISYSIGFAEQPSFNLFFKKNTGFTPAEFRRR is encoded by the coding sequence ATGCTTAAGACAACCCTGGACAGTAAAGTGATTGATACACTCCGCGAGCTACCGGATTTGATCCCCGTATTTCGCGACTATTTTGAAGACTGGACGATCCGGGTTTTTAACCGTGAGCAACACGAATGCCGGAATTACCTATCGCCGAACAGACGTGAATTTTATAAGATTTTACTGATTACAAAAGGTACCGGTGTATTCACTATGGGCCTCAATACTTATTACATCGAAGAACCGACGTTGTTATTTATCCATCCAAACGACATCATTTCCTGGAAAAATCTATCTGATGAATCCGGCGGTTTTTATGTCTTGTTTAAAAAATCTTTCATTCACCATCACTTACAGCTTAAAGCGGTAATTGATAAATTCGGGCTGTTTGCTGAAAAACCGAAAAGTGTGATCCGGCTTACAGAAGATGAAGTGCCGCGTTTAAGTCAGTATTTTGAAAGGATGCAGGAGGAAGAAACAGGCAGCAGTGATTTTAAAGAAGATGCCATGCAGGCTTTTATTCAGTTGCTTATGGTCGAAAGTATGAAAGTGGCACGTCATCCAAAACCCGACCAGGTAACGGATGATTTCAAACATATCCATCACTTTTTCGATTTACTGGAAAAAGAAACTTCTGGCATCAATTACAGCGCACCGATCAGAATAAAAACAGCAAAGGAATTTGCAGGAAGCCTTCAGATGCACCCGAATTATTTAAATCAGTTACTGAAAAAGCATACAGGTCAAAATGCCAGTACGCATATCCGCAACCGGATCCTTGATGAAGCCAAAGCGTTGCTCGTTCAAACCGACTGGAGCCTGCATGACATCAGTTACAGTATCGGCTTTGCTGAGCAGCCAAGTTTTAATTTATTCTTCAAGAAAAATACAGGATTTACACCTGCGGAATTTAGAAGGAGATAA
- a CDS encoding RidA family protein, which yields MSSDITFLNPDELLKNPAFSQIAITKGNGSTIYIGGQNAITKDLEIIGRGDIALQTEYILKNIEIGLNACDANLADLFKLTIYIVQGQDVRKGFEGAQSFLKKLSNPPVITGIVVAGLANPDYLVEIEAVAFRKDK from the coding sequence ATGAGCTCAGACATAACTTTTTTAAATCCGGACGAATTATTGAAAAATCCTGCTTTTTCTCAAATAGCCATAACAAAGGGAAATGGCAGTACCATTTATATTGGCGGGCAAAATGCAATAACAAAGGATCTGGAAATAATCGGAAGGGGTGACATAGCGTTACAAACAGAATATATTCTAAAAAATATTGAAATAGGTTTAAATGCCTGCGATGCAAATTTGGCGGATCTGTTCAAACTGACAATCTATATTGTGCAGGGGCAGGATGTTCGAAAGGGATTTGAAGGTGCTCAGAGCTTTTTAAAGAAATTAAGTAATCCACCCGTTATAACCGGTATTGTTGTGGCCGGTTTGGCAAATCCGGATTACCTTGTCGAAATTGAAGCTGTTGCGTTCCGGAAAGATAAATAA
- a CDS encoding oxidoreductase: MKTQKTWFITGASRGFGLEITKAVLASGDKVVGTVRSKGPELSAQLNNDPNLLVVTMDVTNEQQVKAAVQQAVDQFGQINILINNAGYGLLSGVEEATNEEVKQNYEVNVFGALNVIRAVLPFMREKRAGHIINISSVGGLGAYMGWGLYGSTKFAIEGITEALAMEVAPLGIKATVVAPGFFRTNFLDESSLISSKQIISDYAETVGAMREFAAKANNKQPGDPEKLAQAFIALGNSENPPVHLPLGKDTLDRFRAKTTAFEMEITDWLDTITGTDHDDVEAKFQEAE, translated from the coding sequence ATGAAAACGCAAAAAACATGGTTCATCACAGGAGCTTCAAGAGGCTTCGGATTAGAAATCACAAAAGCTGTACTTGCATCCGGAGATAAAGTGGTTGGAACCGTTCGCAGCAAAGGACCAGAATTAAGTGCTCAGCTTAATAACGACCCTAATCTGTTAGTTGTAACAATGGACGTCACCAATGAGCAGCAGGTGAAGGCTGCCGTTCAACAGGCAGTCGATCAATTTGGCCAGATTAATATATTGATCAACAATGCTGGTTACGGTTTACTTTCCGGTGTCGAGGAAGCAACCAATGAAGAAGTCAAACAAAATTATGAAGTTAATGTTTTTGGTGCGCTTAACGTAATCAGGGCTGTGCTTCCCTTTATGAGAGAAAAACGAGCCGGGCATATTATCAATATTTCCTCTGTTGGTGGCCTGGGCGCTTATATGGGTTGGGGACTTTACGGATCAACCAAATTCGCTATTGAAGGAATTACAGAGGCTTTGGCTATGGAAGTTGCGCCGCTGGGTATCAAGGCCACAGTAGTTGCACCAGGGTTTTTCCGCACTAATTTCCTGGACGAATCTTCCCTGATTAGCAGCAAACAAATCATTTCTGATTATGCTGAAACAGTTGGTGCCATGCGTGAATTTGCTGCAAAAGCAAATAATAAACAACCGGGTGATCCTGAAAAACTTGCGCAGGCTTTCATCGCACTGGGAAATTCTGAAAATCCACCTGTGCATTTACCATTAGGAAAAGATACCCTCGACCGGTTCCGGGCAAAGACAACTGCTTTTGAAATGGAAATTACAGATTGGCTGGATACCATTACCGGGACTGATCACGACGATGTCGAAGCAAAATTTCAGGAAGCAGAATAG
- a CDS encoding alkaline phosphatase, producing MTLRPLFTFVLLFLSVSFSSFAQSSRTYTTAQAHSHNDYEQKFPFWSAYNQQFGSIEADVFLKNDTLFVAHNAADMRSDRTLTTLYLNPLFAGISKNNGAVYPTRTDTLQLLIDLKTNAKETIPVLVKELEKFNKILAPNGPVKIVLSGNTPPPAEFEKYPEYIYFDGRPETEYTTYQLARIGLISQSFGNYSAWNGKGVLTKNDKLNIEKVVKQVHSQGKKLRLWATPDYINSWKMFMNLDIDYLNTDKVDELGIYLRNRPGSEYTETKPHTLYKPTYRNNDSRTEVRNIILLIGDGMGLAQIYSGITANRGELNLTKVLNIGFSKTNASDSYITDSAAGATAMATGKKTRNRAIGVDSNFTAIPNLPDRIKPLGIKTGLISAGNILDATPAAFFAHQPYRDYEKQIAHDFLQSSVEILIGGGSKIFNAEKIADSLLLKGIQYSNNWTDLSGMKTPFVLLNDEKTVSIQKGRGDFLTESFAKTSKSLSQNKKGFFIMAEGAKIDYGGHANNVAYVVTEMLDFDQLVGEAMKFADLNGNTLVIVTADHETGGLTLLDGDMKKGYVDGHFSINDHTAVMVPVFAYGPHSLDFRGVYENTEIYEKILKLFKKYNK from the coding sequence ATGACTTTGAGACCCCTGTTTACTTTTGTTTTATTATTTCTTTCTGTTTCATTTTCGAGCTTTGCCCAAAGCTCCCGAACCTACACCACAGCTCAGGCACATTCACATAACGATTATGAGCAGAAATTTCCATTCTGGTCGGCTTACAACCAGCAATTCGGTTCGATTGAGGCAGACGTATTTTTGAAGAATGATACGCTTTTTGTAGCCCATAATGCAGCTGACATGCGTTCGGACAGGACTCTAACTACGCTATATCTTAATCCTTTATTTGCCGGAATCAGTAAAAACAATGGTGCTGTATATCCCACAAGAACTGACACTTTGCAGTTACTTATTGATTTAAAAACCAATGCAAAAGAAACAATACCTGTGCTGGTTAAGGAACTTGAAAAATTTAATAAGATTCTGGCACCAAACGGTCCGGTTAAAATTGTTTTGAGTGGAAATACGCCACCACCGGCAGAATTTGAAAAATACCCTGAATATATCTATTTCGACGGCCGGCCTGAAACCGAATATACCACATATCAGTTGGCCAGAATTGGGCTTATCAGCCAGTCATTTGGAAATTACAGTGCATGGAATGGTAAAGGTGTTTTAACAAAAAATGACAAGCTTAATATTGAAAAAGTTGTTAAACAAGTACATTCCCAAGGCAAAAAACTCCGTTTGTGGGCGACGCCTGACTATATTAATTCCTGGAAAATGTTCATGAATTTGGATATTGACTATCTTAATACGGACAAAGTTGATGAATTAGGTATTTATCTGCGTAACAGGCCCGGTTCCGAATACACTGAAACAAAGCCACATACCTTATACAAACCAACTTACAGAAATAATGACAGCCGTACGGAAGTCCGGAATATTATTCTGCTGATAGGTGACGGAATGGGGCTTGCCCAAATATATTCAGGAATTACTGCAAATCGGGGAGAGCTTAATCTTACAAAAGTTTTAAACATTGGTTTTTCTAAAACAAATGCTTCTGACAGCTATATAACGGATTCAGCAGCTGGCGCGACAGCCATGGCAACGGGTAAAAAAACAAGAAACCGGGCTATTGGAGTAGACAGTAATTTTACTGCAATTCCCAATTTACCGGACAGGATCAAACCACTTGGAATTAAAACCGGGTTGATATCCGCAGGGAATATTCTGGATGCCACGCCGGCCGCATTTTTTGCCCATCAGCCTTACCGGGATTACGAAAAACAAATCGCTCATGATTTTCTGCAGTCATCCGTTGAAATTCTAATTGGTGGTGGCTCCAAAATATTTAATGCAGAAAAAATAGCAGATTCACTGCTTTTGAAAGGAATACAGTACTCAAATAATTGGACAGATCTTTCTGGCATGAAAACACCATTTGTGCTTTTGAATGATGAAAAAACCGTATCAATCCAAAAGGGGCGCGGAGATTTTTTAACCGAATCGTTTGCAAAAACGAGTAAATCGTTGTCACAAAATAAAAAAGGTTTTTTTATCATGGCCGAGGGTGCCAAAATCGACTACGGCGGGCATGCCAACAACGTGGCTTATGTGGTTACAGAAATGCTGGATTTTGACCAACTTGTAGGTGAGGCCATGAAATTTGCAGATTTAAATGGAAACACATTGGTAATTGTAACAGCCGATCATGAAACGGGCGGACTGACTTTGTTGGACGGAGATATGAAAAAGGGTTATGTGGACGGTCATTTCAGTATAAATGACCATACAGCAGTCATGGTTCCTGTATTTGCTTACGGGCCTCATTCACTTGATTTTAGGGGAGTATATGAAAACACGGAGATTTACGAAAAAATCCTGAAACTGTTTAAAAAGTATAATAAGTAA
- a CDS encoding cation diffusion facilitator family transporter encodes MLPLSASPALNPRQKRIQERKLIKLSIATGSVFTIWAIIVGILGDSKSIIFDALFSMVGISLSGVSLLVNNFIRKPDDDNLPFGRSQFEPFAMTVQSSVIIFLCLYSLATSVMDILNGGKTVELGIAMPYLIFSIVGCFLLWLYFKDKAQKLRSEYIRIESTEWQLDAFLSFGVLAGLSLGYFLKNSTIEYLIPYLDPFIVLIISVLFLRIPARTFWKNVRELLQFAPDDEVEDMIHEATEKISVYYHFLDNRVRVAKTGSSYTIEIDFLLPKSLSEMKVSDHDKIRQELYDQIKGDYKMWLTISFTTERKWMI; translated from the coding sequence ATGTTACCATTATCTGCCTCTCCAGCACTTAATCCAAGGCAAAAAAGAATTCAGGAAAGAAAACTCATAAAACTTTCCATTGCGACCGGTTCTGTTTTTACAATTTGGGCTATCATTGTTGGAATTCTGGGTGACTCAAAATCCATTATTTTTGATGCACTTTTTTCCATGGTGGGCATCAGCCTTTCGGGTGTATCATTGCTAGTAAATAATTTTATCCGAAAGCCTGATGATGATAACCTGCCATTTGGCCGCTCCCAGTTTGAGCCTTTTGCGATGACCGTGCAATCTTCTGTCATCATATTTTTGTGCCTGTATTCCCTTGCCACATCCGTCATGGATATTCTTAATGGTGGTAAAACAGTTGAGCTGGGTATCGCCATGCCCTATCTGATATTTTCAATTGTAGGATGTTTTTTATTATGGCTGTATTTTAAGGATAAAGCACAAAAACTCAGATCAGAATATATCCGGATTGAATCCACGGAATGGCAGTTAGATGCGTTCCTTAGTTTCGGGGTATTAGCCGGTTTATCGCTTGGGTATTTTCTAAAAAATTCAACTATTGAATATCTGATACCATACCTTGATCCATTTATAGTTCTAATAATATCCGTCTTATTCCTCCGGATTCCAGCCCGTACTTTTTGGAAGAATGTAAGAGAATTATTACAATTTGCTCCGGACGATGAGGTAGAAGACATGATTCACGAAGCAACGGAAAAAATATCTGTATACTATCATTTTCTGGATAACCGTGTTCGTGTTGCCAAAACGGGCAGCAGCTATACTATAGAAATCGACTTTTTACTTCCTAAATCATTATCTGAAATGAAAGTATCGGATCACGATAAAATCCGCCAGGAATTGTATGACCAGATCAAAGGAGATTACAAAATGTGGCTGACCATTTCATTTACTACGGAAAGAAAATGGATGATATAA